From the Selenomonas sp. oral taxon 920 genome, the window TCCGCCGCATTAAATCCGGCAACGAATCAACGGATGGTCTTGCGTTGGAATATGCCATGCGCCGCGAGCATCAAAGAAGAATGGAGGAATTAGAAGATGGACGAAACGATGACGACGACTGAACCGCAGGGGGGGGAGGGCACACCACCCACACCGCCGCAGGAGGTGTCTCCTGCATCGCCGAGCAATCCACCGGGTGGACAGCAAGAGCCGCCACCTACGACACCGCCGGAGAATCCGTTCGGCTTTCAGCAGCAGGAGCCTGTTATTCCTGATGTGTATGAGTTTAACCTTCCCGAAGGTTTGACGGTCTCGGATGAGCAGAAAGAAGCGTTTACGGCCGTCGCAAAGGAAGCAAGGATGACGCAGGAGCAGGCAAACAGCTTGCTCAAGATGCATGCGGACATTGTGATGGAGCAGCAGCGGCAGGCGGAAGAGATCAAGAACCAGTGGATGAATGAGTGCGCTAAGCAGGGACTCAATACGCCTGAAAACCTTGCGGCGGCAAAGATCGCCGTGGACACATTCGGCGGTGCCGATGCCATGAACGCATTGATCGAATCTGGTGCGGCGTATCATCCGGCGGTACAGGCGTTTTTGCAGCGCATCGGTCATCTCCTGAAAGAGGACAATGCGCCGGACGGAAAGGCCGCGGCACAGCAGACGGCGGCAGATTTGCTTTTTGGAAACAGTAAGTATTAAGAACTGGAGGAATAAAACATGAGTGATTGCGTAACTTTGCAGGATTGGGCAGCGCGTTTCGGTGCGCAGGGACAGCTCGCGCAGCAGAAGATTATCGAGCTGCAGAGCAAGACGAACCGTATTCTTGACGTGATGCCGTTTAAGCAGTGCAACGAAAAGACGATGGAGACGGCGCTTGTCCGTGCGGAACTACCGGATGTGGCATGGCGTATCATCAACAAGGGGACGAAGCCCGGCAAGTCCAAGAGCAAGACGGAGTCCTTTACCTGCGGCGGCATGGAGGCGCTTGCGGAGATCGACGAGAAGCTGATGCAGATCAACGGCAACAGCAACGCGTGGCGGCTCTCGGAGAATGTTGCCTATCAGGAGGCAATGAACCAGAAGATGGCGACGACCTTCTTCTATGGCGACGAGAAGATCAACCCTGCGGGCTTTACGGGGCTCTCTGCGTACTACTATAGCAAGACGGCGCAGGATAAGATCTGGGCAGATCAGATCATCGATGCAGGCGGTACGGGCAATGCACTGACCTCTCTCTGGCTTGTCGGCTACGGGCAGGATACCGTCTATGGCATTTTTCCCGAAGGAACGAGTGCAGGCTTTAAGTACCGCGACAATGGCCGTGTCCAGATGGTCGACAAGGACGGCGGAAAGTATTGGGGCTATCAGTCGCAGTACAACTGGGATATGGGGCTTTGCGTGCGTGACCCGCGCTATGTTGTGCGCGTTGCCAACATTGACACGACGCAGTTTACGGGTGCTGCGGCAGATGCGTTTGTCGACAACCTTATCCGCGCATACAACCAGATTGAGAATCCCGACAAGTGCACGATGGCATTCTTTGGCAATCGTGCGGTGCAGACGTATCTTGACATTCTCGCCTCGAAAAAGACGAATGTGCGTCTCTCAATTGACGAGTTCGGCGGAAAGAAGATTACGCACTTCTGGGGCGTCCCGATTCTGCGCTGCGATGCGATTCTCGGTACTGAGAGCAAGATTGCCTAAAGGAAGGAGTATAGGTTATGGCTTATATCGACAACGAACTGATTTTTTGCAATGACGTCGCAACGGCGGCGTCTGTTACGAGCGAGGTGCTCGACATTGGTCTTGGCGGCGCATTCGTGCATCCGCTCTTTATCGATGTCAAGCTGACTGCGCCTGTCACGTCTGGCAAAGTGGAGACGATCACCGTGCAGTCCTCGGCAACAGCTGCATTCGCCGCACCCGTGACGGAGATGAGCGTTACGGTTGGGGCATCGGTCAACCAGACCAAGAAGGCTGCGACGCTTGCACAGTTCTATGCGCCGATTCGTGCGGGCAATCGTTATGTTCGCCTTGTGATTGCTGGCAATGCACCGACGGGCGGTAAACTTACGGCGTACATGAGTTCCGGAACGGCGGTGAATCTCTGATGAGGTATTGCGTTAATACAACCTGTCAGTTCCGAAACAGACTGTACGAGAAGGGCGAGATGGTCGATCTTCCTGCGGAGGTGGAGGTGCCTCCGTATTTTGATGTACTGGAAGAGACAGTGCCTGATGCAGACAATACGCAGCCTGAAACGGTGGAATCCGTTGATGAACCTGTAACGAACGAGGCGGTCGCGGGAAAGAAAGGGCGTAAGAAATAAGGAGTGGGCTGATGTGTGCAGGTGTTTTCGTCATGCGTCAGCCCTTTTTCTCTTTAAGGAGGTGGAATAATGGATAAGATTGATGTCTGCAATATGGCTCTTTCGCGTATTGGGATTGACAACATTGAGGCACTCACAGAGCCGAGCGAGCCTGCGCGTGCATGCAGTCAATTTTATGACCACTGCCGCCGTGTTGTACTTCGAAAATATCCGTGGACGTGGGCGACAAGGCGTGTGAAGCTTGCAGAGCTTACGGATAAGCCACAGGGCTTTTCCTATGCCTATCGTTATCCCGCGTCATGTGTTGCACTGCGAAAGCTTTATAATGCTTATTTCGATAATATTCCCGCGTATACGGGGTATCAGATTGTCAGCGACAAAGAAGGACGCGCTATCTACACCAATGTGGCGAATGTATCGGCAGAGTATACGGCGGACATCGATGACACAGGACTCTTTGATGAGCAATTTATCGAGGCTTTGAGTTGGAAACTTGCGGGCGCTATCGCGTTTAAGCTGACGGGGAATGCACAACTTCCCGGATACTGTGATGAGCAGTATATGGCGCTCTTCTTGGATGCCGCGGCGAACAACGAGGATGAGCAAAACATGAGAGACAAAGAACCATATACACTCATTGCTGCGCGGTTTGGGGGTGACTTCTGATGGCAGGAGGGCAGATGTATCCACTCAAGCCTAGTTTTGCAGGAGGTGAACTGACCCCTGCGCTCTATGGACGCACAGATCTGCAGAAATATGATGTGGGCGCATCAAGGCTTGAGAACATGATTGTCCTGCGTTATGGAGGAGCAACGCGCCGCCCCGGCTTTCGTTATGTGGCAAAGACACAGGGCGGGCGAAAAGCGCGGCTGATTCCGTTTCAGTATTCAACGGAACAGAGTTATGTGCTTGAGTTTACGGAAGGATTCGTACGGATATTCACACAAGGCGGGATTGTCGTTAAAGACGGGAATCCGCTCACGATTCCGACGGAATACAAAGAGGACGATCTTCCGGATATCAAGTACACGCAATCTGCGGACGTACTCTTTCTTGTGCATGTTAATCATCCGCCGATGACGCTCACGCGCTATGGCGTGACAGAGTGGAAGCTTGAGCGGATGGATATTGCAGGAGGCCCGTTTGACGACCCTAACAAAAAAGAAGATGTAAAGATCGGCGCTTCTGCCGTGCGTGGAGATGTGACGCTTGTGGCAAGTGTCAATTATTTTACAGAGGATATGGTTGGCAGTCTCATTCGTCTTGGTCATACAATGGGCGGGCAATTAAAGGCAGGTAATCCAATAACTCCGCTTGTTGTCCGCTGTATTCCTGGTGGGACGGTTTATGTGGAGTCCTTTGGATTCTGGAACGGCCATTTTATCGTGGAGAAGCACGATAAGTCGACGGATAAGTGGATTGCACTCCAAGAACAGCACGCGAACCGCACGCAGAACTATACGCTGAACTACACGAACAAGAGTGATGATATTATCGAATATCGTGTGCGCAGCAATGAATTTGATACCTCTGTATGGGCAAACGAAAACGAGCGGCAGCGTGGCTATGTGACCATCCAGACGTTTGCGCAGGACTATTATGGTGTTGCGCGGATTACGGCAGTCAACTCCGCAACAAGCGCTGCGGCAACAGTAACGAGAGAACTTGCAGACACGGAGGCGACGAATGATTTCTCTCTCTCGGCGTGGAGCGCGAAAAAAGGCTATCCGCAAGCGGTGAGCTTCTTTGAAGACCGCCTTGTCTTTGCAGGGAGCAGAGCGAAGCCGCAGACCTATTGGGCATCGCAGTCGGGGGACTATTACAATTTCTGGGTCAATACCCCGCAGCAGGACAGTGACGCAATCACAGGCACGCTTTCGGGCGGTCAAATGAATGGTATTCGCGCGATTATCCCGTTCGGCGAAATGCTCATGCTCACCTCCGGCGGAGAGTACAAAGTCGGCGGTGGGAATGAGGTGTTCACACCGACGAATCAGAAGGCGGAGCCGCAGGAGTATCGCGGCATCAACAATCTGACACCTGTCGTTATTGGCGGTCGCATTGTCTATGTGCAGCATCAAGGCAGTGTTATCCGTGATCTCACATATAGCTATGACGTGGATAAGTACACGGGAGATGACGTATCTCTCCTTGCTGCGCATCTCTTTGAGGGGCAGACGATTGTCGCGCTTGCCTACCAGCAGACGCCGAATACGATTGTTTGGTGCGTGCGTGAAGATGGGATGCTTCTCGGTATGACCTATATCAAGGAGCAAGATGTCTACGCATGGCACAAGCACACAACGGCAGGGAAGTTCGCGGACGTGTGCACAATCTCCGGCAATCGTGAGGAAGAACTTTGGGCGGTCGTTGAGAGGGATGGCACACATTACGTCGAGCAGATGGGCTCGCAGATACGCAACACGGCGCCGCAGGAGCAGTTTTATGTAGACAGTGGATATGTTTATCAGGGAGGGGCAAAAGACAACCTCACAGGGCTTGTGTGGCTCTCTGGCAAGGACGTTTCTGTTCTTGTTGACGGAAATGTTTTACAGGAGCTGCGAGTAGATAGTGACGGCGTTCTTAAGCTGCCGAAAAAATTTAGCAAGATCACTGTGGGCTTGCCGTATGAGAGTGTAGTCCAAACAATGCCGATTGAGTTCAGCGCACAGGACGGCTCTTATATGGGACGCAAGAAACGTGTCTCACGCATGACAATACTTTTCCGTGATACGCGCGGCGGGTTTTATGGCGTTGGCGAAAAGCGCCTTGATGCGATCAAGTGGCGTTCTACAGAAAAATATGACAACCCGATTGAACTTTACAGTGGCAAGCGTCATGTTGTAATTCCGGGCGCAAGCTATGAAGACACGGTGTATTTGACGATCAAGCAGGTTGACCCTCTTCCGCTGACGATTCTATCCATTGTGCCGGAGGTGGAAGCAGGTGGCTGAGTTTACTTATCGCACCCCAACCGATGATGATCTCTCCTATCTTGCCGCACATCTGCGTCCCGAAGATCGGCGCGAGCTGATCGGTATGACGGGGCCGAACGTCGAAGCTGAGGTGATGCGTTGTTGGCGTAACAGCAAAGCGGCATATGCATGTTACTGCGACGGCGTTATTATTTCAGCGTTTGGCGTTATTGAGACGAATCCTATTCTCCGGCACGGTATCATCTGGATGCTTGCGACTGCGGAGACGGCGAAGCATAAAATCTATACGGGCAAGAAGACGCGCGAAGGAATCCGCGCGTTTTTGCATGACTGGGAATATCTCTATAACTATGTCGACAAGGGGAATGATGCGACGATTGCATGGCTCAGGTGGCTTGGCGCGGTTGTTCATGAGCCGCAGCCGATGGGCTTGTATGGGCTTCCCTATCATCTGTTTGAGTTTTTCAAAGAATTGGAGTGAGTAGTTATGGGCGTAGCGGCAATGGTGGTGGGAACGCTCTTTTCCTCGTGGATGCAGGGGAGGGCACAACAGGCGCAGGCAGAAGCGGCGGCGCGGCAGTCGGAACAGAATGCGCAGATCGCGCAGATGAACGCGGACAAGGCGCAGGAGACCGCCGAACGGCAGGACGAGAATAACAAGATCAATGCAGAGAATGAGCGACGCAGGGCGCTCCTTCGGATGGGTCAGCAGCGTGCGGCAATCGGTGCGAGCGGTGTCACGGCATCCGGAAGTGCTGCGGCGGCCCTTGCAGATACGGGCTATGCAATCAATGAGCAGACAGGCATGAGTCTCTACAATGGGCGTCAGCAGGTTGATAACATGCTGCAGCAGTCGACAGATTTCCAGAATCAGTCGAACTTCCACAGTGCCAACGCAAGTGATTATCGCGCAGCGGGACGCCGCGCCATGATGAACAGTATGCTCACAGGCGCATTTTCACTGGCAAGCAATCTCTATACGGGCGTCAGCTCTGCATCACAAAAGACCGCAGAGGCGACGGGAATGCAGGTCGGTTCGTTCGGCGGTCGGGATTGGAGCGTTGGACTGCACGGATGGGGCGGTAAAGGCACAAGTTTTGGCAGTCACATTGGAAATTATAATGCGCGGGGATACGGGATGCCACGCCAAAGTACATTTTTCTCCATGAGATAAGAGGAGGTTTGCTTCATGGATTTTTCACCGTTTCAGAACAAAGAGGGCGTCGGCACTCCTGCGGCGCAGATCACCCGCGTACAATACAGCAATCAAGGCGCACAGGCGCTTGCGCAGGCACAGGGAGAAACCGGAAATGTGCTTGCTAAGGGTGCTATGACGTTGAAAGATCAGGTGGAGCAGACACAGGCGCTTGCGGCCAACAACATGTATAACAAGCTCATGAGTGAGGGCACGTTTGAGCTTATGCAGAAGAAAGAGGAGGGCGCACTCAACATCACCGAGGACTATGACAAGCTCCAGAAAAAAACAATGGATGCCGTATCTGCAAAATACAAAGGCGTTCTGCGTTATGGGGCGGGCGCAAGAGCGT encodes:
- a CDS encoding major capsid protein, which produces MSDCVTLQDWAARFGAQGQLAQQKIIELQSKTNRILDVMPFKQCNEKTMETALVRAELPDVAWRIINKGTKPGKSKSKTESFTCGGMEALAEIDEKLMQINGNSNAWRLSENVAYQEAMNQKMATTFFYGDEKINPAGFTGLSAYYYSKTAQDKIWADQIIDAGGTGNALTSLWLVGYGQDTVYGIFPEGTSAGFKYRDNGRVQMVDKDGGKYWGYQSQYNWDMGLCVRDPRYVVRVANIDTTQFTGAAADAFVDNLIRAYNQIENPDKCTMAFFGNRAVQTYLDILASKKTNVRLSIDEFGGKKITHFWGVPILRCDAILGTESKIA
- a CDS encoding virion core protein, T7 gp14 family, with product MGVAAMVVGTLFSSWMQGRAQQAQAEAAARQSEQNAQIAQMNADKAQETAERQDENNKINAENERRRALLRMGQQRAAIGASGVTASGSAAAALADTGYAINEQTGMSLYNGRQQVDNMLQQSTDFQNQSNFHSANASDYRAAGRRAMMNSMLTGAFSLASNLYTGVSSASQKTAEATGMQVGSFGGRDWSVGLHGWGGKGTSFGSHIGNYNARGYGMPRQSTFFSMR